One part of the Syntrophorhabdaceae bacterium genome encodes these proteins:
- a CDS encoding DUF2586 family protein has translation MTLPSRSLTVKSGGNGVAQGGDNVHALIGTCTLGTIGVGYTFTDPGQIASVLGIGNLADAASYELENGAGSIICYRALDSVAGVITTATPYVSTGDTGTCVASGAPNNRYMVTVEITTTGTLGTAAFKYALDDGPDEDTVNWSLPVQVPGGGTYTIPNTGIILTFAAGAGPTFFTAGNKFHFNTTAPAFQSADLTTAMDALALGGSYWRYLHIVGEITAGLAATIDTKMESFATSHKYRRCYCEAADMDPISAVTKGGTAPPDVTVSGIPYSSWNVKIKTTLIGALGVAKFQYSLDGGNTYNGTDILVTAVTGINPIGVLGLTFTFGGAIGNIDNTWTFNTWDKNDAVWMAALIAAYAAFASAKGRVIVGAGFMEVGLPSGASVRRPIMWGASALRSKIGIEVDLGQIEDAGPIAGCASLSHDEDKVPGLDTARFMTARTWEGIAGYYFTQGCTMAAGGSDFDLDQYGLVMDAGCEAVDATLALLCNKHIRVYNDPANPLNGCIDERDALGFDRKILTALEDATVNLGRASDCTVRVHRNDNVLSTRQILVDFEIVGLGYVKTWTGTIGYKNPKISG, from the coding sequence ATGACCCTCCCCTCGCGATCCCTCACGGTCAAGAGCGGCGGCAACGGCGTCGCCCAGGGTGGCGACAACGTCCACGCGCTGATCGGAACCTGCACGCTCGGCACCATCGGCGTGGGATACACTTTCACCGACCCGGGCCAGATCGCATCGGTCCTGGGCATCGGCAACTTGGCTGACGCGGCCAGCTACGAGCTGGAGAACGGCGCCGGCTCGATCATCTGCTATCGCGCCCTGGACAGCGTTGCTGGCGTCATCACGACCGCGACCCCCTATGTCTCCACCGGAGACACCGGCACGTGCGTGGCGAGCGGTGCGCCCAACAACCGCTACATGGTGACGGTCGAGATCACGACCACGGGCACGCTCGGGACCGCGGCGTTCAAGTACGCGCTCGACGACGGGCCCGATGAGGACACCGTGAATTGGTCGCTTCCGGTCCAGGTGCCGGGAGGCGGGACCTACACGATCCCCAACACGGGCATCATCCTCACGTTCGCGGCCGGCGCCGGTCCGACGTTCTTCACCGCGGGCAACAAGTTCCACTTCAACACCACCGCTCCCGCGTTCCAGAGCGCCGACCTGACCACGGCCATGGACGCGCTCGCGCTCGGCGGCTCCTACTGGCGATACCTGCACATCGTGGGCGAGATCACGGCCGGGCTGGCCGCGACGATCGACACCAAGATGGAGTCCTTCGCCACGTCGCACAAGTACCGGCGTTGCTACTGCGAAGCCGCCGACATGGATCCGATCAGCGCCGTTACCAAGGGCGGCACCGCGCCTCCCGACGTCACGGTCTCGGGCATCCCGTACAGCAGCTGGAACGTCAAGATCAAGACGACCCTCATCGGCGCGCTCGGCGTCGCGAAGTTCCAGTATTCGCTGGACGGCGGCAACACCTACAACGGGACCGACATCCTGGTCACGGCCGTCACGGGCATCAACCCGATCGGCGTGCTCGGGCTCACGTTCACGTTCGGTGGTGCGATCGGCAACATCGACAACACCTGGACGTTCAACACCTGGGACAAGAACGACGCGGTCTGGATGGCGGCCCTCATCGCGGCCTATGCGGCATTCGCCAGCGCGAAGGGCCGCGTCATCGTGGGGGCCGGCTTCATGGAGGTTGGACTCCCGTCGGGCGCAAGCGTGCGCAGGCCCATCATGTGGGGAGCAAGCGCGCTCCGCTCCAAGATCGGCATCGAGGTCGACCTGGGCCAGATCGAGGACGCCGGCCCGATCGCTGGCTGCGCCTCCCTGTCCCACGATGAGGACAAGGTCCCGGGCCTCGACACGGCGCGCTTCATGACGGCGCGCACCTGGGAAGGCATTGCGGGCTACTACTTCACCCAGGGCTGCACGATGGCGGCTGGCGGGTCGGACTTCGACCTTGACCAGTATGGGCTTGTCATGGACGCCGGCTGCGAGGCAGTCGACGCCACGCTGGCCCTGCTGTGCAACAAGCACATCCGCGTCTACAACGACCCCGCGAACCCGCTGAACGGCTGCATCGACGAGCGGGACGCGCTCGGCTTCGACCGCAAGATCCTGACCGCGCTCGAAGACGCGACCGTGAACCTGGGGCGCGCTTCGGACTGCACCGTAAGGGTGCACCGCAACGACAACGTCCTGTCTACGAGGCAGATCCTCGTGGACTTCGAGATCGTCGGGCTGGGCTACGTCAAGACGTGGACCGGCACGATTGGCTACAAGAACCCCAAGATTTCGGGGTGA
- a CDS encoding phage virion morphogenesis protein → MSGVEGIEGFDVLIKGFNRVAESGMKLVSQSLAEEQVDLIKEGFKNGTAPDGSAWAALSELSRNGDGGTPLNDTGKHLKNATHIAAVSPSCYRVVIGFQHASVHQRGAVIVAKGARALCWPCIHYRGKQGKQRREYTHAFARKVTIPARPMVPEGALPSRWLRSLQEAFDDTMDVLLGHGK, encoded by the coding sequence GTGAGCGGCGTCGAGGGGATCGAAGGCTTCGACGTTCTGATCAAAGGGTTCAACCGCGTAGCCGAAAGCGGGATGAAGCTGGTCTCGCAGTCGCTCGCGGAGGAACAGGTCGACCTCATCAAGGAAGGGTTCAAGAACGGAACCGCACCAGACGGAAGCGCCTGGGCAGCCCTCTCGGAACTCAGCCGCAACGGCGACGGCGGTACGCCGCTCAACGATACGGGCAAGCACCTCAAGAATGCAACCCACATCGCGGCCGTGAGCCCGAGCTGCTATCGGGTAGTCATCGGGTTCCAGCACGCGAGCGTGCACCAGCGGGGTGCCGTCATCGTTGCGAAAGGCGCGCGCGCACTGTGCTGGCCGTGCATTCACTATCGCGGCAAGCAGGGCAAGCAGCGCAGGGAATACACTCACGCGTTCGCCCGGAAGGTGACGATCCCCGCGCGCCCCATGGTGCCAGAGGGAGCATTGCCTAGTCGCTGGCTCAGGAGCCTCCAGGAAGCATTCGACGACACGATGGACGTCCTGTTGGGGCACGGCAAATGA